In the genome of Arachis hypogaea cultivar Tifrunner chromosome 9, arahy.Tifrunner.gnm2.J5K5, whole genome shotgun sequence, the window atttagtcttagtatctaataattaaataaagactGAGTTTATTAGTCATCTAGTCGTATTGGCcgtattatttaagaaaaaaatattttatatttatatatctccttcaaacttttatgttttatttaataataaacgaGATATTAATATTCTTTCAATATGACATATGatgcttattattctttgaaacctttgaaaattaacaattaaagtggaagagtttaaaattttataaaatttttactttaagaTGATCTTTTCAATATGGCATATGAgactttattattaatatatagcaTTATTACATCTCCACTTGATCAACATAATGTTTTAGTGGAGCGCACACAGAAAATCTCACTTGGACTACTTGTGTTATTTCAGTTAATATCTTAAAACAAGTTTAATCATCTGTGTCATACACGttataagattgaaattataattttaaattgttatgttaaatttcattttaattataataatttaattaataaaaaaataacttgtatgcgttgtttttcttttcttaatatagtattaattgtattaactataaaataattttttaatctatttttttcaataaatcaggcatatatacccaatatgaccataaataatttagtaatacttaaatctaccaacaaagttttatatgttagtttactgtgaagtaagaaaatatcaaaatcagttcaaaatgaagaacaaactAATAAAAAATCCTATTGCAGAAAATtttgtaataaacaataaataatttaaacctacTGAATAACAATTCAATACTATCCTTTGATACctgtaaaatatatacataaaacaacACTGTAtcaatatttgtatataaaattatataattaatgtaattataaaattatttgtcaagagaataaaattatacgaattttaataataattttaatattctcaaactattaatgtacaataaaaattcatctattagttcctagaatttctaaatttttttaagtgatagtaataaattttaataaataaatagatttagtaagacattttgttattacctttttattataggctctcaaaaacttctctatataccACATTTATCGTGCAGTTATCTTCCAAGTGTCTATGATCTTGCAACAGCACTTGCAGACCATCTTTACTCGTTACCATTGATAACGCAACATACAATTGACTATGGATAAAAACTGGCATTGGAAGGTAAATTCCAACTTTCGATAGAGTTTGTCTCTAAGACTTATTTATTGTCATTGCAAATGACATGATAATTGAGAATTGTCTTCTTTGAAACCTGACCGGCAATGTTTCATTATTTGAAATTAGATTCAGTCTTGGGATAAGAACAATACTTCCAGTTTTGTTACCAGTTAAAGTCTTGCATTCTATCACATGATTTTTCATTCTTCTAACTTGCATCATCGTTCCATTGCACAAACCATTAGTTTGGTCTATATTCCGCAGCAACATAACAGGAGCGCCAACCTTCAGAACCAACTTGTGTGGTGGTAGACCTGAACAATTTGTTCCATTTAGAATCTCCGGCGAGAAAGCATCTAACTCAAATTTCATATTTTCCTCTTCAGCACACACAGAGTCTGAACTTAAGTAGACTCTTTCTTGTCCAGGTAACCCTGCAGTCATCTTGTTGTTGACATCAGTGACACAATCCAAAGTTGGTGCAAGAATTGCGCTATCTTTGAAATAATTTTCAACGGATAAATTGGATAACATATATGGATACACGAAATCAATGAGGTCATCCAAAGCTGTCTCAGAGTTCTTAATCAAAATGTCAGATAGTATATGAACGATCGATTCACCATCTGTTGTATCACCAGCCAAACCATCACCAATTTTGAGTAGTCATTCTGCAAAATTTTTGAGTTCTTGTATGTTGTTTTCACCTAGTGACAATCTCATGTTTTTTGTAAGCTCCTTACAGTTATGCCACAAATATGAAGAATTAATAGAAGACTGAATTATATCTTGCCTTGAGCCTCTGAAAATCACAGGTAaaatttgtctaaaatctcaTCCAAAAACAACAACTTTACCTCCAAATGACAAATGAGCATTATACGAATTTGAGCACTTTAAGATGTCTCTGAGGCATTTGTCTAAAGCTTCGTAACAATACTTACTTATCATTGGAGCTTCATCCCATGTGATTAATTTGGCCTTGGATATTAACCTTGCAAGAGGACTTTCCTGTTTAATATTACACAAAGAATCCTCATTTATGACCAAAAAATTTTAAACCTTGAATGTGCAGTTCTTCCATTAGGCAACAAAAGTGCAGCAATCTCACTCGAAGCAACATTTAAAACTATACATCATTTAGAACTAATTGAGCATGATATAGTTGATCATAAGAATGTTTTTCCACAATCACCTTGACCGTATAATAAGAAAAGTCTACCCATATTACCGCTAACAGCACCAATTATTTGATCGTATGCAAATTTCTGCTCATTAGTTAGCCTTTCTAAATACCCACTTAGTTCATTCGCAAGAGCATTAACGTCAAAATAATTGAAACAATTGACTATTACAACTTATATATAAACACACTAATTACAAACTATATGAATTTTTAATGGAAATACTtgatactaataaaaaattatataaatagaaattatttaatttcaatttcaatttcatataacaaaacagtggttttcaaaaattatgaaatctttttttgatatatatattatgccatacgtataaattatacaggttattatataaattcatatatatgcataacaaaacagtttaatattatatattttctacATTAATTACATGTCAATATTTAAAAGAAAGAGATAAAACTAtaaaagaagagatatataaatatgtataatattattgctatatatgaagcaattttatattgttttaattatagagacttactataattatataaaatttaatttgagaaaataatttcccttgccataaataatatactaaaactgttagtatattatcttctttatggttaattgaatttatcaatgattttttcGTATAAATCGTTATTACCAGtttttaataattacttaatatacaaaatttgaaattggaaattgttattactaattcaattaactggttaattgagtaataattgtcaaattattaatgtacaaaatcattgatttactcaattgatttccatatattatttatatttcaagtaataatttgaaattatattatttacccagttaataatactattattaaaaattattttttgcattagtttttaaatcaattattaaataattatttttttaagataattgtttataaattattttaaattatattttgttaagatataattatttagattattactcatgacacgggtataatttcattttataccaattaatcaattataattatatgacacgggtgtaattttaattttatctacgGATTATTTTCCGTAATAATATACAACATATTATTTACTgtgataatttgatttgattgatttctaattatttacgtacataaatgattaaaatatataacataaatatcgtaattattataattctatgatataattataattaacatattttatcataattaaatattgatttgatataattataatcaaaacacttttccaaaataatataatctactattattcatccactaattatttggcaataaactttaatatgattttttacatCTCTACTATGAGAAATAACTACTTAGATATACCAAATAATATATAACATATTACTACTTGTATAAGTTAAGGCACAAAGACAGAATTTAATTAAGGTGATTAAAACTTTTACCAAACAGAATATGACCTCAATCGAATAAAAATTGGTACTCGATTTTGCATTAATTAACTAGTCAAAGAAATAACATACtcattcattattcatgtttcattatattttttaaataatatatagaaaacatatatcttgtgtataaaaatgtgactattagtaattttattaataaacctttttttaaattattactaatttcaattttaatagaaaatctgAGAAAAAAATTTCGcttgccataaataatatactaaaactgttagtatattatcttctgtatggttaattaaatttatcaatgatttttccgtgtaaatcgttattacccagtttttaataactacttaatatacaaaatttgaaattggaaattgttatactaattcaattaactggttaattgagtaataattgtcaaattattaaggtgcaaaatcattgatttactcaatagattttgatatattatttatattttaagtaataatttaaaattatattatttacccagttaataatactattattaataattatttttgcattaatttttaaattaattattaaataattatttttgttaagataattgtttataaattattttaaattatattttgttaagatataattatttagattattactcatggcacgggtataatttcattttataccaattaatcaattataattatatgacacgggtgtaattttaattttatccaccgattattggcaaataaattttattccaattataaataaaatctgtttttattggcaaataaattgtctttaggtcaacgatttaatatatgtgtaggttcattttttgtcaaatataatgaaaatacaaataaagaaataaaggataaaaataaacttaataatatctgacactacttcattttattaaattatttaaaaatagcacatccacaaaaaaaatcataatatataaattgagacaataatttaaaattctataattataatttaatcaaatactaatagtaaaaccaaattacctaaacaatattgaacctattctagtcCTTAGTCACGTATAGTATAGAATCATTCTTGTAACGACAACCAACTAAAATAACATCATAAGTTTCAATATTTAGAATTAGTGCAAAATCAGACCATCCTCTTGTTAgataagcttcatcatccgctatccatgcaataaggcaaggtatagaattgccacgccgagaaaccaaactaactcttattcccctcaatggcattgcatgcatgcaaaagaaagctggtaatttctgaaaaaaatcaaaatatattaaaaaattattctaataatgaacaGCTTAagctaagaaaatttaaatatattaccaatcattgaaattgcatatctgaatttgtcatgaatttagcaaaactgaacGCTTACATCCTTTGGTAAAGTAGAGACTATTGCCTcttctttgaacgcttacatcTATGTAGTTGAAATCCGAAccagtgaagacaactcgatgaggtattttatggatgtgatgcattgtaaatgattgtggcaaaagacaatcgaactggaacattagacgataagaataacttagagtaacaacaaataaaaaattattaaaagaataatataatagaatgagtatatgaaaaatattataaaaaattataaattatgccttaaaaggatcaacttcaataaaaaacgaagaatacattcttattctatgaagtagtaaaaaagaaaaaacactaaatataaaattatgaattgactctcaaatttagattcatgtaccacaggaaaacactatatatagactttagtaaaacaaaaataaatatgtaaattacctattattaaggtaattttttaataatgcattaaattttgatttgatacaattataatgaatatatgtttctaaattagtataattatatattattcattaaatattaattacaatataattatattaaagatattttttataaaataatttaaaaaaattatttgatatacgtgaatcggataacaaaaatttattattattattattactattattgatattattattatcattaaaattattaaaaagtatttttaattgataattaataagtagtttaatagtgcattaaatattgatttgatataattataataaagatatgttgccaaattagtattattatatattattcatttagtattaattaaaatataattacaataaaataatttagaatataaaaaaaatttattcgttttggaggaaaaacggAGACATGAGAAATCAACACGTCACCTTTAGTAGCTGGAAAAAAattcagttttagtatattaagtagatcaTTTAGCAATAATGTACTTTTTAACATAGGAATTTTCAAATGTTTACActtatttaatgtataaaataaatctctttttctttttttattttctttcgagTTAAAAAATCTCCGTGTATATATATCTTTGGTAGACGTCTATCATTAGCATTGATGAtgatattagatttttttttctttaaatactcATAAATAGTTAAATGTGTCAAATATTATGAATGAaatgatattaaaattaaaattaaaatgaatggctctaattcaattttaaaatctaaataatACGAAGGATGTTTTGTACCCTTTAAACCATTTAGAAATTATATCTCTGTGGAACATGTAGTAAATGGAATGTGCACCTAGAACCATAATTAAGAAAATACACTAGAATCATGTttaatcataaattcataatcGTAGGTCTACATGTCTACTGTGCGTAGATAAACACACACAAAATATACAAATaacatgattttttatttatatatacaacTATAGGTACACATACAAAAAAGAGCAAAAAACCATAATAAGCCAAGCCAATAAGTGTGTAACGTAAATACGCCAAATcgaaaatcgtttcagcaataagccaaacACTAtctttatgtaattcgaaccaagttggttcgaactacaaaccttagtaaatcgaaccaggctggttcgaattaggagAGGAAGTTTCaacgtaattcgaaccaaggtggTTCGAACTCATAATGCACGTAATTCGAACTGATCTAGTTCGAATTATTCATTCGAAACCAAACCAtctaattcgaaccaagctggttcgaattaccctTGGCGTGCtccttcataattcgaaccaaggtggTTCGAATTAGGGTTGattcggctatataaggagttcgaatcaccctCATTCGAACTATTATTCCTCCCCCCTACCCCAcaaaatctcagagaaaacgacccagattctctccaaggaagacctgaacggaatactctgctcatgggggacgatccggcacgGTTATATCGCTTGGACGGAGTTGCTCATATAGTCAGGGTCATCAACGAAGAGGTTAGTACAGAACTATTTTTGATTCTAGCTCTATTTGTGccttagtggttttgcatgtgggtcagatggtggtttatgttagtggtttatgtaggtggtttatgttagtggtttaagttagcggtttaagttagtggttTATGCTAGTGGTTTAGGTTTGTGGTTTAaggtagtggtttatgttagtggtttaagttagtggtttatgttagtggtttaagttagtggtttatgttggtggtttatgttggtggtttatgttgtggtttatgttagcggtttttgCGAGTGGTTTATGCtagcggtttatgttagtggaTTAGGGTATGCGGTTTTATTTAGCAGAATGGTTTGTTGATGATTTATCGTGCTGCTTACGGTTGTGGTTGGTTTTTATGCTGGTTCTAACTATGCAGTTCATTTTGTGCGCAGCCCCAGCGATGCATtaggagcatgcggcggcagcagggcatgcgacttgatgacagatacgttccgtacttgcagatggcaggtctataccatcttgcaaggctgaacgaCCGATGGTTCCGGCTAGACGAGGCCCTTGTCAGTGCATTTGTGGAGCGATGGCGTCCCGAGACGCACACGTTccatatgccgttcggagagtgcacgatcacactccaggacgtggcataccagctggGTTTGCCAGTGGACGGCCGTTACGTGAGCGGGTGCTTGTCAGAGTTCCATATATACATCGAGGGTGGCCGTCCAGCCTGGGtctggttccaggagttgctcgGAGTTATACCTCCTCCCAGTTAGGTTCAGAAGTACGCAGTGAACTgcagctggtttcaggagacTTTTGGTGAGTGCCCTGAGGATGCAGATGATGACACTGTGCGCCGATATGcccgtgcgtacatcatgatgttgttgggcacgcAGTTGTTTGCGGACAAGTCAGGGAACCGAATTCACATCAGATGACTTCCGTACGTAGCGAGGCTGGAGGAGCTGGGTACCTACAGCTGGGGTTCTGCCGCACTGGcttggttgtaccggtgcatgtgccgcgTCGCGAACAGACATGTCGTCAAGTTAGCGGGCCCGCTTCAGCTACTACAGTCTTGGATCTTTTGGCGCTTTCCTCGGTTTAGGCCTGCAGGATATGAGGAGTTGAGCTGGCCGTTGGCCTCGAGGTACTATACTAGGCCTTATCTATTTCAGTTTGACATACATAACTGCGTATTCATTAATATTCTATTGCATAGTCTGAACACATATTTCAGTAGATGTAACACATGTGTATGGTGCAGATGGTCAGGTTACAACCCTTCCGGGAGCGAGAAGGGTCCTAGAGTGCAGATGTGGAGGCTCAGGATAGACCGGTTACAGGACAGGGAGGTGAGTATGCTAGTTAACAAGTGTCCTTTTATAATCAAGCTTTTCTAGTTGTGTGCTACAGTTGCCCTGACAAGGGTGAGTTCCTTTTGCAGTTTATATGGATGTCGTACAGTAGCCCCGACGTACTTCAGGTTGTGCATCCAGAGGTTTTGGAGCCTCGGCATATGGCGTTGTGGCGCTCCGTTACCGCGTTGATCTACTTTGCtgtcatagagtggcatcagatagatCGTGTTCTTCCGCAGTTTGGAGGGGTACAGCCCCCTCCGCATCCCGCCCTGAACATTGACTTTCTGATGTCCAAGGACGGGAGAGGCGGCGATCGATGATTTCCGTCTACTTTGCAGAAGTGGCATCTCCTTTGGGACTCTCGTCAGGACTCTGTGCTGAGGTTCGACGTTGTGGCCGACCCTGGACCGTCGCATGCGTTCCTAGATTGGTGGAGTCAGCATGGGAAGAGGTTCTTGTCTCCGAAGACGCAGTTGGGGGATCCTAGAGCAATTTCGATTCCAGTGGAGGCCTCACAGCGGGGTCCGGGGCGAGTTCCTGACATGGATCGTCCTGAGGACATGCCGGACAGGCGTAGGGTTGAGAGGAGGATGGGTGTGGGGACACGGCGGAGCCAGCGTGAGTGGAGGTGGCCTGATCATGCTGTGCACGATGATTACGACGCCGGTCCCGCTAGAGGTGGACGACGAGGCCAGGGAGGTAGGGCAAGGGGGCGTGCTGACCATGGGGACGAGGACGATGATCAGCATGGGCACGTTGCTGGGGGTGGTTCAGGGGCTGTTGCAGCTGCTGGTACTAGCACACACGATGAGGGTCATGCAGGTGAGTGGTATGGTACAGGGATGGGTGACGCTGTACTTGGATCAGGCCCTCTTGGAGATTACTTCGTTGGTGTGCCAGCCGATGAGCAGGCTGAGCAGGGGGGTACACTTTGGCGCATCTCAGGATCACAGTGGTCAGATTTTGTTGGTTCAGACACGCTTGTTGGGGACTTCGGGAGTCCACGCTTCCTAGAGGAGATCACCGCCATCATGCAGGGGGACGTGACCCCCCGCAGTGGTGGTCAGACATCAGGCACACAGCCCCCGTTAGATGTTGATCTGAATGAGCCTCCATCCTCATCCGCTGGTCACCAGTTCTGTCTTGGAGGTACTCCTCCATCCGCCTTCACCGCTGCATCAGAGTCTGTCGCAGGGCTTTCGGCGGCACCCCTGCATGTTGCGCCACCAGCACAGCCTGCCCCACAGGATGATGGGGATGACATCGAGGATGAGGAGCCGTTTATCCGCCGAGGTCAGAGGGCACGGGTAGCCCGTTTATCcaccaccttgtactgtaccccccgccggatgctgtaagtcttcacacttaaaagggcctcatctttatcctggaattgctgaccaacctggaactctgtcagaccagcagtcccttccgcatctctagctccgaaACCAACAGCGTCCCCTAAAACCCCCTCATGTCTCATGGCGTCCAGGTCCAACgaggaaaaatgtggtggatactgctgtgtgccagagctaga includes:
- the LOC140175211 gene encoding uncharacterized protein, which produces MVLNVASSEIAALLLPNGRTAHSRGSRQDIIQSSINSSYLWHNYGESIVHILSDILIKNSETALDDLIDFVYPYMLSNLSVENYFKDSAILAPTLDCVTDVNNKMTAGLPGQERVYLSSDSVCAEEENMKFELDAFSPEILNGTNCSGLPPHKLVLKVGAPVMLLRNIDQTNGLCNGTMMQVRRMKNHVIECKTLTGNKTGSIVLIPRLNLISNNETLPVRFQRRQFSIIMSFAMTINKS